Part of the Roseomonas sp. OT10 genome, CCACCGGCGGCATGACGCCGGCCTGCGCCCGGCGGGACTGCCACAGCGCCACGAAGTCGATCGGCGTCAGCAGCACGGGCATGAAGCCGCCCTCGCGCGTGGCATCGGCCAGCACGTTGCGCGCGAAGGGGAAGAGCAGGCGCGGGCATTCCACCAGCAGCACTGGCTCTAGGCTCTCCTGCGGCACGTTCACGGTGAAGATGCCGCAATAGACCAGCTCGGCGATGAAGGCGGTGGTGTCGCCCGACTTGGCGTCGCAGCGGATCTGCAGCGCCACCTCGAAGACGTTGCCGTTCTGCTGCAGCGGCCGCGCCTGGACGTCGAGCGCGATGTCGATGCGCGGCTGCTC contains:
- the secB gene encoding protein-export chaperone SecB; protein product: MSDPIAPAGNVPNGEAAPQGPLVVNLQYVKDLSFEVPGAPEVFTQLREQPRIDIALDVQARPLQQNGNVFEVALQIRCDAKSGDTTAFIAELVYCGIFTVNVPQESLEPVLLVECPRLLFPFARNVLADATREGGFMPVLLTPIDFVALWQSRRAQAGVMPPVANA